One Burkholderia sp. PAMC 26561 genomic window carries:
- a CDS encoding VOC family protein — protein sequence MKLDHATIVTPDCEPMRRFFTDVAGMTIGPRPPFGIGGCWLYLNGAPVVHLVESGSVLAAPAGGRAATRIDHIALRVTDEAEWQTLLARLHEHAVPFSEADVPVSRERQVFVQLAPGVVVEFVVQLS from the coding sequence ATGAAGCTGGATCACGCCACCATCGTCACGCCCGATTGCGAGCCAATGCGCCGTTTTTTCACCGACGTAGCCGGCATGACCATCGGCCCGCGTCCGCCGTTCGGCATAGGCGGTTGCTGGCTGTATTTGAACGGCGCGCCGGTCGTGCATCTGGTCGAAAGCGGGTCGGTGCTTGCCGCGCCGGCCGGAGGGCGAGCGGCGACGCGTATTGACCACATTGCGCTGCGCGTAACCGATGAAGCCGAATGGCAAACCTTGCTCGCGCGTCTGCACGAGCATGCCGTGCCGTTTTCCGAAGCCGACGTGCCGGTTTCCCGCGAACGCCAAGTGTTCGTGCAGCTTGCGCCCGGCGTGGTCGTCGAATTTGTCGTCCAGCTTTCTTAA
- the ybeY gene encoding rRNA maturation RNase YbeY, with amino-acid sequence MPKLALTLQFPAAKAYPEHKALLPRATVANWIKASLFADAELTVRFVDTDEGRTLNRSYRNKNYATNVLTFAYAESEDDPVSGDLILCCPVVEREAREQNKPLAAHYAHLIVHGTLHAQGYDHEDSAEADEMESIETGIMQKLGFTDPYLPLPPD; translated from the coding sequence ATGCCGAAACTTGCATTGACGCTGCAATTTCCCGCCGCGAAGGCGTATCCGGAGCACAAGGCGCTTTTGCCGCGTGCCACGGTCGCCAACTGGATCAAGGCGTCGCTCTTCGCGGACGCGGAACTGACGGTGCGTTTCGTCGATACCGATGAAGGCCGCACCCTCAACCGGTCATATCGGAACAAGAATTACGCAACGAACGTGCTGACCTTTGCGTATGCCGAATCGGAAGACGATCCGGTTTCGGGCGACCTGATCCTGTGTTGCCCCGTCGTGGAACGCGAAGCGCGCGAGCAGAACAAACCGCTCGCCGCGCACTACGCGCATCTGATCGTGCACGGCACGCTGCATGCTCAAGGATACGATCACGAAGATTCCGCCGAGGCGGATGAAATGGAATCGATCGAAACCGGCATCATGCAAAAGCTCGGTTTCACCGATCCCTATTTGCCGTTGCCGCCTGATTAA
- a CDS encoding PhoH family protein yields the protein MKTAQQHMEFTAPRDDNARLANLCGPLDENLRQIEQALDVTLTRRGHKITIRGRGAKVALTALENFYNRAKDSLSVDDIQLALVEARNAARRGLNAAKPSNNLNSDPVDPRFRGDPDHPFDEPSVTIDLGDEEDPSPKLYTRRADLRGRTPMQREYLKQIIAHDVTFGIGPAGTGKTYLAVACAVDALERDQVKRIVLTRPAVEAGERLGFLPGDLAQKVDPYLRPLYDALYDLLGFDKTAKMFERQMIEIAPLAYMRGRTLNHAFIILDEAQNTTPEQMKMFLTRIGFGSKAVVTGDTTQVDLPRGHKSGLIEAQHVLADVRGIAMTRFTSVDVVRHPLVARIVEAYDAQSQRDSDAAAAK from the coding sequence TTGAAGACCGCTCAGCAGCATATGGAATTCACCGCACCGCGCGACGACAACGCGCGGCTCGCCAACCTATGTGGCCCGCTCGACGAAAACCTGCGGCAGATCGAGCAGGCGCTCGACGTGACGCTCACGCGCCGCGGTCACAAGATCACGATCCGCGGACGCGGCGCGAAAGTGGCGCTCACGGCGCTTGAGAATTTCTACAACCGCGCAAAGGATTCGCTGTCGGTGGACGACATTCAACTGGCGCTGGTCGAGGCGCGCAATGCGGCGCGGCGGGGATTGAATGCCGCAAAGCCATCGAACAATCTGAATTCCGATCCCGTCGATCCGCGTTTTCGCGGCGACCCCGATCATCCGTTCGATGAACCCAGCGTCACCATCGACCTGGGCGACGAGGAAGATCCGAGCCCGAAGCTTTACACACGGCGTGCGGACCTGCGCGGCCGCACGCCCATGCAGCGCGAATACCTGAAGCAGATCATCGCGCACGACGTGACTTTCGGCATCGGCCCGGCCGGTACGGGCAAGACGTATCTGGCGGTGGCGTGCGCGGTCGATGCGCTCGAGCGCGATCAGGTAAAGCGCATCGTCCTGACTCGCCCGGCGGTGGAAGCTGGCGAGCGTCTGGGTTTCCTGCCGGGCGATCTCGCGCAGAAAGTGGATCCCTATCTGCGTCCGTTGTACGACGCGCTCTACGACCTCCTCGGCTTCGATAAAACCGCAAAAATGTTCGAGCGCCAGATGATCGAGATCGCGCCGCTCGCGTACATGCGTGGCCGGACGCTTAACCACGCGTTCATCATCCTGGACGAGGCGCAGAACACCACGCCCGAGCAGATGAAGATGTTCCTGACGCGTATCGGCTTCGGCTCGAAGGCGGTCGTCACCGGCGACACCACGCAGGTCGACTTGCCGCGCGGTCACAAGAGCGGCTTGATCGAGGCGCAACATGTCCTGGCGGACGTGCGCGGCATTGCGATGACTCGTTTCACCAGCGTGGACGTGGTGCGCCACCCGCTGGTCGCGCGCATTGTGGAAGCGTATGACGCGCAGTCGCAGCGCGATTCCGACGCGGCCGCGGCAAAGTAA
- the glpD gene encoding glycerol-3-phosphate dehydrogenase has protein sequence MQDNLFDVLVVGGGVNGTGIARDASGRGLSVLLCEKDDLASHTSSSSTKLIHGGLRYLEYGEYSLVRKALQEREVLLRAAPHIMWPLRFVMPHMPNLRPAWMIRAGLFLYDHLARRQLLPGSRGIDMRKHPAGAPLIDSIKRGFVYSDGWVDDARLVVLNAVDAQEHGAVIKTRTRLVSAARNDGVWHATLVDDHGATFDVQARSIANAAGPWVSKLLKGSLGSGTHTRHTVRLVKGSHIVTRRLFEHDHAYIFQNPDKRIIFAIPYEHDYTLIGTTDLEYHGDTSKVTISPEETTYLCESINRYFKKHIGPDDVCWSYSGVRGLLEDENAENASAVTRDYLLELDTPANQAPLLSVFGGKITTFRKLAEEAVDKLGDALQSPAKSKTWTEGAPLPGGDIADANFDRFLAALKQNKPWLPADLAHRYARAYGTRVQKLLGDATSLTGLGEAIAPGLYEAELRYLRDNEWATCADDVLWRRSKLGLHMEPGSLDEVTRRIDGWFAQTQAWAQPQFQSAPLAPSRTAV, from the coding sequence ATGCAAGATAATCTTTTCGATGTGCTCGTCGTGGGCGGCGGGGTCAATGGCACGGGCATTGCACGCGACGCGTCGGGCCGGGGTTTGAGCGTGCTGTTGTGCGAGAAGGACGATCTGGCGTCGCATACGTCGTCATCGAGCACCAAGCTCATTCACGGCGGCCTGCGTTATCTCGAATATGGCGAATACTCGCTCGTACGCAAGGCGTTGCAGGAACGCGAAGTCTTGCTGCGCGCCGCGCCCCACATCATGTGGCCGCTGCGTTTCGTGATGCCGCACATGCCCAACCTGCGCCCGGCCTGGATGATCCGCGCCGGCCTGTTCCTCTACGATCACCTCGCGCGGCGCCAGTTGCTGCCAGGGTCGAGAGGCATCGACATGCGCAAACACCCCGCCGGCGCGCCGCTCATCGATTCGATCAAGCGCGGTTTTGTGTATTCCGATGGCTGGGTGGACGACGCGCGCCTGGTCGTGCTGAACGCGGTCGATGCGCAGGAACACGGCGCGGTGATCAAGACTCGCACGCGGCTTGTCAGCGCGGCGCGCAACGACGGTGTGTGGCATGCCACGCTCGTGGACGACCACGGTGCGACGTTCGACGTGCAAGCGCGTTCCATCGCAAACGCGGCGGGTCCGTGGGTCAGCAAACTGCTCAAAGGGTCGCTTGGCAGCGGCACACACACGCGCCATACCGTGCGCCTCGTCAAGGGCAGCCATATCGTCACGCGCCGCCTCTTTGAACATGACCACGCATACATCTTCCAGAATCCGGACAAGCGCATCATCTTCGCAATTCCCTACGAGCACGATTACACGCTGATCGGCACGACGGATCTGGAGTATCACGGCGATACATCGAAGGTGACCATCAGCCCCGAAGAGACTACTTACCTGTGCGAGTCGATTAACCGGTACTTCAAGAAGCACATCGGCCCCGACGACGTCTGCTGGAGCTATTCCGGCGTGCGCGGCTTGCTCGAGGACGAGAACGCGGAAAACGCATCGGCCGTCACGCGCGACTATCTGCTCGAACTCGATACCCCCGCGAACCAGGCTCCGCTGTTATCGGTGTTCGGCGGGAAGATCACGACCTTTCGCAAGCTCGCGGAAGAAGCCGTCGATAAACTCGGCGACGCGCTCCAGTCTCCCGCCAAAAGCAAGACTTGGACGGAAGGTGCGCCGCTGCCGGGCGGCGATATCGCCGATGCGAATTTCGACAGATTCCTCGCCGCGTTGAAGCAGAACAAGCCATGGCTGCCGGCGGATCTGGCTCACAGGTATGCACGCGCTTATGGAACCCGTGTCCAAAAGCTGCTCGGCGATGCAACCTCGCTGACCGGTCTGGGCGAAGCCATCGCGCCAGGCCTTTACGAGGCCGAACTGCGCTATCTGCGCGACAACGAATGGGCGACCTGCGCCGACGACGTCCTGTGGCGCCGCTCGAAACTCGGCTTGCACATGGAGCCCGGATCGCTGGATGAGGTGACGCGGCGTATCGACGGATGGTTTGCACAAACACAAGCATGGGCGCAACCGCAATTTCAATCCGCGCCGCTGGCTCCATCGCGAACCGCCGTGTAA
- the miaB gene encoding tRNA (N6-isopentenyl adenosine(37)-C2)-methylthiotransferase MiaB translates to MTKKVYVKTFGCQMNEYDSDKMVDVLNAANGLIQTNTPEDADVILFNTCSVREKAQEKVFSDLGRVRELKEANPNLIIGVGGCVASQEGAAIVSRAPYVDLVFGPQTLHRLPDMIAKRRSSGRSQVDISFPEIEKFDHLPPARVDGPSAFVSIMEGCSKYCSYCVVPYTRGEEVSRPLDDVLTEIAGLADQGVREVTMLGQNVNAYRGPVTQHSTDIADFATLIEYVAEIPGIERIRYTTSHPKEFTQRLIDTYAKVPKLVSHLHLPVQHGSDRILMAMKRGYTVLEYKSVIRKLRAIRPDLSLSTDMIVGFPGETEDDFQKMMKLIDEMSYDTSFSFIYSPRPGTPAANLHDDTPREVKLKRLQHLQATIEANVAKISNSMLGSVQRILVEGPSRKDPSELAGRTENNRVVNFPVPISSHKRLIGQMVDVEINVAYPHSLRGELILTPATTH, encoded by the coding sequence ATGACCAAGAAAGTTTATGTAAAGACATTCGGCTGCCAGATGAACGAGTACGACTCCGACAAAATGGTCGACGTCCTCAACGCAGCCAATGGCCTCATCCAGACAAACACGCCGGAAGACGCGGACGTGATCCTCTTCAACACGTGCTCCGTGCGTGAAAAAGCGCAGGAAAAGGTCTTCTCTGACCTCGGCCGCGTGCGTGAATTGAAGGAAGCGAATCCGAACCTGATCATCGGCGTGGGTGGATGCGTGGCGAGCCAGGAAGGCGCGGCGATCGTTTCCCGCGCGCCCTACGTCGACTTGGTGTTTGGCCCGCAGACCTTGCATCGGCTGCCGGACATGATCGCGAAACGCCGTTCCAGCGGGCGCTCGCAAGTCGACATCTCGTTTCCCGAAATCGAAAAGTTCGATCACTTGCCGCCGGCGCGCGTGGATGGCCCGAGCGCGTTTGTATCGATCATGGAAGGGTGCAGCAAGTACTGCAGCTATTGCGTCGTGCCGTACACGCGCGGCGAAGAAGTCTCCCGGCCGCTCGACGACGTGCTGACTGAAATCGCCGGACTCGCCGACCAGGGCGTGCGCGAAGTCACCATGCTCGGGCAGAACGTGAATGCGTATCGCGGGCCGGTGACGCAGCACTCCACTGATATTGCCGACTTCGCCACGTTGATTGAATATGTGGCGGAGATTCCGGGTATCGAACGGATTCGTTACACCACGTCGCATCCGAAGGAATTCACGCAACGGCTGATCGATACTTACGCGAAAGTGCCCAAGCTCGTGAGCCACCTGCACTTGCCCGTGCAGCACGGCTCCGACCGCATCCTGATGGCCATGAAGCGTGGCTACACGGTGCTCGAATACAAGTCGGTGATCCGCAAACTGCGCGCGATCCGCCCGGATCTGTCGCTGTCCACCGATATGATCGTCGGTTTCCCCGGCGAGACCGAGGACGATTTCCAGAAGATGATGAAGCTCATCGACGAAATGAGCTACGACACGAGTTTCTCGTTCATCTACAGCCCGCGTCCCGGCACGCCCGCCGCGAACCTGCACGACGACACGCCGCGCGAAGTGAAGCTCAAGCGTTTGCAGCATCTGCAGGCGACCATCGAGGCGAACGTCGCGAAAATCAGCAATTCCATGCTGGGTTCGGTGCAGCGTATTCTGGTGGAAGGACCGTCGCGCAAGGACCCGAGTGAACTCGCCGGACGCACGGAAAACAATCGTGTGGTGAATTTCCCGGTGCCGATTTCGTCGCACAAACGGCTGATCGGCCAGATGGTCGATGTAGAAATCAACGTGGCATACCCCCATTCGTTGCGCGGCGAATTGATTTTGACGCCGGCCACGACTCACTAA
- a CDS encoding HlyC/CorC family transporter, which translates to MNDAYPSRRYTDKPADKPEKRTLLERLTDFISHEPESRDELLEVLQDAHERNLLDADSLSMIEGVFQVSELCARDIMIPRAQMDAINIAETPEQFIPFMLEKAHSRYPVFESNRDNVIGVLLAKDLLRYYHEEEFDVRGMLRPAVFIPESKRLNVLLHDFRVNRNHIAIVVDEYGGVAGLITIEDVLEQIVGDIEDEYDFDEEAGNIIATPDGRHRVRALTGIEQFNEEFGTHYSDDEVDTIGGLVTHRFGRVPHRGEKVKIDDFVFEILRGDARQIHVLRVRRAVNTPALDGRSRDSDEDRD; encoded by the coding sequence ATGAACGACGCCTATCCCAGTCGACGATATACCGACAAACCTGCCGACAAACCGGAAAAGCGCACGCTGCTCGAGCGCCTGACCGATTTCATCTCGCACGAGCCGGAATCTCGCGACGAACTGCTGGAAGTTCTCCAGGACGCCCACGAACGCAATCTGCTCGACGCGGATTCGCTCTCCATGATCGAAGGCGTATTCCAGGTTTCCGAACTCTGCGCCCGCGACATCATGATTCCGCGTGCCCAGATGGACGCCATCAACATTGCTGAAACGCCCGAGCAATTCATCCCTTTCATGCTGGAAAAAGCGCACTCGCGTTATCCGGTATTTGAAAGCAATCGCGACAACGTAATCGGCGTGCTGCTTGCAAAAGACTTGCTGCGCTATTACCACGAAGAAGAATTCGATGTCCGCGGCATGCTGCGCCCCGCCGTTTTCATTCCTGAATCAAAGCGCCTGAATGTGCTGCTTCACGATTTCCGCGTGAACCGGAATCACATTGCAATCGTGGTGGATGAATACGGCGGCGTGGCCGGATTGATCACGATTGAAGACGTGCTGGAACAGATTGTTGGCGACATCGAAGACGAATACGACTTCGACGAAGAAGCCGGCAACATCATTGCCACGCCTGACGGCCGGCATCGTGTGCGCGCGCTCACGGGCATTGAACAGTTCAACGAAGAGTTCGGCACGCATTATTCCGACGACGAAGTCGACACAATCGGCGGGCTGGTGACGCATCGATTCGGCCGCGTGCCGCATCGTGGGGAGAAGGTGAAGATCGACGACTTCGTGTTCGAGATCCTGCGCGGCGATGCCCGCCAGATTCACGTGCTGAGAGTGCGGCGCGCGGTCAATACCCCGGCGCTCGATGGCCGCTCCCGCGACAGCGACGAAGACCGCGATTGA
- a CDS encoding LysR family transcriptional regulator, with product MDRLGDMRLFVEAAALGSLSAAGRKLGLSPAAASARLLKLEKSLTARLFERTTRQLRLTDEGQLYLRHCRIALQAIEDGEAALHAGQNLVRGKVRISATSDFGRNLLCHWLDEFSRIHPDVSFALTLADSVSNLLREDIDLAIRFGLPPDASLVARRLAPNRRVLCASPEYLAKHGEPKTPADLAGHSFSVLVTSTGTLNEINFVRGDERYSHIIPLADAWETNDGALSRAWALAGQGIAHKSIWDIAADVRSGALKMLLADWCSHEAAVHALFHANRYMAPRVRVLLDFLIERFARATEELLGDLAYPPGQPGREVERAL from the coding sequence ATGGATCGGCTCGGCGATATGCGCTTGTTCGTTGAAGCCGCGGCGCTCGGCAGCTTGTCGGCGGCGGGAAGGAAGCTGGGTTTGTCGCCGGCGGCCGCCAGCGCGCGCCTGCTCAAGCTGGAAAAATCCCTCACGGCGCGATTGTTCGAGCGCACCACGCGCCAGCTCCGCCTCACCGACGAAGGCCAGCTCTATCTCAGGCATTGCCGGATCGCGCTGCAGGCCATTGAAGACGGCGAAGCCGCGTTGCACGCCGGGCAGAACCTCGTGCGCGGCAAAGTGCGGATCTCGGCGACATCGGATTTCGGGCGCAACCTGCTCTGCCACTGGCTTGACGAATTCAGCCGGATTCACCCCGACGTCAGCTTTGCGCTGACCCTGGCGGATTCGGTGTCGAACCTGTTGCGCGAGGACATCGACCTGGCGATCCGCTTCGGACTTCCGCCCGATGCCAGCCTCGTCGCGCGCCGCCTCGCGCCAAACCGGCGTGTGCTGTGCGCATCGCCGGAATATCTGGCGAAGCACGGCGAGCCGAAAACACCCGCCGATCTCGCCGGGCATTCGTTCTCGGTACTGGTGACATCGACGGGTACGCTGAACGAAATCAACTTCGTGCGCGGCGACGAGCGGTATTCCCACATCATCCCGCTTGCCGATGCCTGGGAGACCAACGACGGCGCCCTGTCCCGCGCGTGGGCGCTGGCGGGGCAAGGCATCGCGCACAAATCGATATGGGATATTGCCGCCGATGTCCGCTCCGGCGCGCTGAAAATGCTGCTCGCCGACTGGTGTTCGCACGAGGCGGCGGTCCATGCGCTGTTCCATGCGAACCGGTACATGGCGCCGCGCGTACGCGTTCTGCTGGATTTCCTCATTGAACGCTTCGCGCGCGCGACGGAAGAATTGCTCGGCGACCTGGCCTACCCGCCCGGCCAGCCCGGGCGAGAAGTCGAGCGGGCGCTATAA
- a CDS encoding helix-turn-helix domain-containing protein, with amino-acid sequence MVAPAYSSLELVRESYDAREPAERAEATRATSTEIHLEEHVPQTSAQEASDALEYLVGVNLARLRAERQLSLDALARASGVSRAMLAQIESARSVPSIKVLHKIAGALKVSVAAFLRRHATNGIEFLAADQSTRLVTSNGRFSARPLFPLSAPASAEFHELRIAPLHTETGSPRPPGTTVNLVVSDGTLELRVHDRTQLLGTGDAIVFDADQPHALRNPGSTEARAYQVTVNAETPPRWHVPGDSRRIDETN; translated from the coding sequence ATGGTTGCACCGGCTTATTCATCGCTGGAACTCGTGCGCGAATCGTACGACGCACGCGAGCCGGCCGAACGCGCCGAGGCAACGCGGGCGACATCGACGGAAATCCATCTTGAGGAACACGTTCCTCAGACGAGCGCTCAGGAAGCAAGCGACGCACTGGAATATCTTGTCGGCGTGAACCTGGCGAGGCTGCGGGCGGAGCGCCAGCTTTCACTCGACGCCCTCGCCCGCGCATCCGGCGTTTCCCGTGCGATGCTCGCGCAGATAGAATCGGCCCGCAGCGTGCCGTCCATCAAGGTCTTGCACAAGATCGCCGGCGCGTTGAAGGTGTCGGTCGCGGCGTTTTTGCGGCGTCATGCAACGAACGGCATCGAGTTTCTCGCGGCCGATCAGTCGACGCGGCTGGTGACATCGAATGGACGCTTTTCGGCGCGACCGCTGTTTCCGCTGAGCGCGCCGGCATCGGCGGAATTCCATGAGTTGCGCATCGCGCCGCTGCACACCGAGACCGGCAGCCCCAGGCCGCCCGGCACCACGGTCAATCTGGTCGTGAGCGACGGCACGCTGGAGCTGCGCGTGCATGACCGCACGCAATTGCTCGGCACTGGCGACGCCATTGTCTTCGACGCCGACCAGCCCCACGCGCTGCGCAATCCCGGGAGCACGGAAGCGCGTGCGTATCAGGTCACGGTGAATGCGGAAACGCCACCGCGCTGGCATGTGCCGGGCGACTCGCGGCGTATCGACGAGACAAATTAA
- a CDS encoding MFS transporter has product MPIPLLALAISAFAIGTTEFVIMGLLPDVARDLAVSIPSAGFLVTGYALGVAVGAPLLAVLTAKLPRKLSLQLLMGVFIVGNVLCAMAPGYSMLMVARVVTSFAHGSFFGIGAVVAASLVPAEKRASAIALMFTGLTLANVLGVPFGTFIGQQFGWRATFWVVSALGLVSLIGVAALVPNKHDSGPSNFGHELRVLKEPQVWLALAMTVLGFGGVFVVFTYIAPILEQVSGFGPHGVTLVLVLFGVGLTIGNTIGGKLADRALMPSLMGILVALAIIMAVFAKTSHNQILAAITIFIWGIAAFATVPPLQTRVVEKAKHAPNLASTLNIGAFNLGNAGGAWLGGMVLQQGHPLDSLPWVAAVVAIVALAVTWYAGRLDGRGESAAARAADAV; this is encoded by the coding sequence ATGCCTATCCCACTTCTAGCGCTTGCCATCAGCGCCTTTGCCATCGGCACGACCGAGTTCGTGATCATGGGCCTGCTACCTGATGTGGCACGCGATCTGGCTGTATCGATACCGTCTGCCGGCTTTCTCGTCACCGGCTATGCGCTTGGCGTAGCCGTCGGTGCGCCGCTGCTTGCCGTACTCACCGCAAAATTGCCGCGCAAACTTTCGCTGCAATTGCTGATGGGCGTATTTATCGTGGGCAACGTCTTGTGTGCCATGGCGCCCGGCTATTCGATGCTGATGGTGGCGCGCGTGGTGACATCGTTCGCGCACGGCTCGTTTTTCGGCATCGGCGCGGTGGTCGCGGCGTCGCTCGTTCCGGCTGAAAAGCGGGCAAGCGCGATTGCGCTGATGTTCACCGGGCTCACCCTGGCGAACGTGCTGGGCGTGCCGTTCGGGACGTTTATCGGACAGCAGTTCGGATGGCGCGCGACGTTCTGGGTGGTATCGGCGCTCGGGCTCGTGTCGCTGATCGGCGTGGCTGCGCTCGTTCCCAACAAACACGATTCAGGACCGTCGAACTTCGGCCACGAACTGCGCGTGCTGAAAGAGCCGCAAGTCTGGCTGGCACTGGCCATGACGGTGCTCGGCTTCGGCGGCGTCTTTGTGGTGTTCACCTACATTGCGCCGATCCTCGAGCAGGTCAGCGGCTTCGGGCCCCACGGCGTGACGCTCGTGCTGGTGCTGTTCGGCGTTGGACTCACGATCGGCAATACGATCGGCGGGAAGCTCGCCGACCGGGCGCTGATGCCGTCGCTGATGGGCATTCTGGTCGCACTCGCCATCATCATGGCCGTGTTCGCAAAGACGAGTCACAACCAGATCCTCGCCGCGATCACGATTTTCATCTGGGGCATCGCCGCGTTTGCGACCGTGCCGCCGCTGCAAACGCGGGTGGTGGAGAAGGCGAAACACGCGCCGAACCTGGCATCGACGCTCAATATCGGTGCGTTCAATCTGGGTAACGCCGGCGGCGCGTGGCTCGGCGGCATGGTGCTGCAGCAAGGTCATCCGCTGGATTCGCTGCCGTGGGTTGCGGCGGTAGTGGCGATCGTGGCGCTCGCCGTGACGTGGTATGCAGGCCGTCTCGATGGCCGTGGCGAAAGCGCCGCCGCCCGTGCGGCTGACGCCGTGTGA
- a CDS encoding gamma-glutamylcyclotransferase gives MTDISLPLPGLPDTDYPPVFAESRLLTDAELLASREKAFAHWDRKTDLWLFGYGSLIWNPGLPAVEAVRSKVHGYHRGLYLWSRVNRGTPEQPGLVLALDRGGSCSGMAFRLAAEGADEHLEVLWRREMAMNSYRVAWLPCTLIDGRKVEALSFVMRREAPTYTGKLGDPIVRRVFGCATGRYGTTLDYVSRTVAALRECGMPDRALESLLQRCKDAESSQE, from the coding sequence TTGACCGACATATCTCTCCCCCTTCCTGGATTGCCCGACACCGACTACCCGCCGGTCTTTGCCGAATCGCGCCTGCTTACCGACGCGGAACTGCTGGCATCGCGCGAAAAAGCGTTCGCACACTGGGATCGCAAGACGGATTTGTGGCTGTTCGGTTATGGCTCGCTGATCTGGAATCCGGGGTTGCCGGCCGTGGAAGCGGTGCGCAGCAAGGTGCACGGATATCATCGCGGCCTGTATTTATGGTCGCGCGTGAATCGCGGCACGCCCGAACAGCCGGGCCTCGTCCTCGCGCTGGATCGGGGCGGTTCCTGTTCCGGCATGGCGTTCCGGCTTGCGGCCGAGGGCGCCGACGAGCACCTCGAAGTGCTGTGGCGGCGCGAAATGGCGATGAATTCGTATCGCGTCGCTTGGTTGCCATGCACGTTGATCGATGGCCGGAAGGTCGAGGCACTCTCATTCGTCATGCGCCGTGAAGCGCCCACTTACACCGGCAAGCTCGGCGACCCGATCGTACGCCGCGTCTTTGGCTGCGCGACCGGCCGATACGGCACCACGCTCGACTACGTCAGCCGCACCGTGGCCGCGCTGCGAGAATGCGGCATGCCGGACCGTGCGCTGGAGTCGCTTTTGCAACGATGCAAGGATGCGGAATCATCGCAGGAATAA
- the ribB gene encoding 3,4-dihydroxy-2-butanone-4-phosphate synthase: MSVAASSLNCFTPDAFADFEQLRSAENSVKTPPRIAAALQALREGRAVALLDDDDRENEADLIYAAEKLDVEGMALMIRECSGIVCLCLPDDAVRALHLPPMVADNGSKYGTAFTVSIEAREGVTTGVSAVDRLTTIRAAIADGAKPGDIVSPGHVFPLRAQPGGVLTRRGHTEGTVDLAILAGLKPAGVLCELMNPDGTMARGAQIDAFVKERNIPVLTIAELADFRMALADARETLQETHAADETV, translated from the coding sequence ATGTCCGTAGCTGCTTCCAGCCTCAATTGCTTCACTCCCGACGCATTCGCCGACTTCGAGCAACTTCGCTCGGCCGAAAATTCCGTCAAGACCCCTCCCCGAATCGCCGCCGCGCTGCAAGCCTTGCGCGAAGGCCGCGCCGTTGCATTGCTCGACGACGATGACCGCGAAAACGAAGCCGACCTGATCTACGCGGCGGAAAAGCTCGACGTTGAAGGCATGGCGCTGATGATCCGCGAGTGCAGCGGCATCGTGTGCCTGTGCCTGCCGGACGACGCCGTGCGCGCGCTGCATCTCCCGCCCATGGTCGCCGACAACGGCAGCAAGTACGGCACGGCCTTCACGGTATCGATAGAAGCACGCGAAGGCGTGACCACAGGCGTGTCCGCCGTGGACCGGCTGACGACGATTCGCGCGGCGATTGCGGATGGCGCGAAGCCGGGCGATATCGTGAGTCCGGGTCACGTGTTTCCGTTGCGTGCGCAACCGGGCGGCGTTCTCACGCGGCGCGGACATACGGAAGGGACGGTCGATCTCGCGATTCTCGCGGGCCTGAAACCCGCCGGCGTGCTGTGCGAACTCATGAACCCGGATGGAACGATGGCACGAGGCGCGCAAATCGATGCGTTCGTGAAGGAGCGGAATATCCCGGTGCTGACCATCGCCGAACTGGCGGATTTCCGGATGGCGTTGGCAGACGCTCGGGAAACCCTTCAGGAAACGCACGCAGCTGATGAAACCGTCTAA